A region from the Muribaculum gordoncarteri genome encodes:
- a CDS encoding DUF4133 domain-containing protein, with the protein MAIYNDGYPVYKGLQKPLEFMGIRGRFLTLAAAAIGVSFVGFIVFSIALGKLAGFIAMLVMAAAGLVTIYVKQRGGLHNKRKDRGIFIYHNLFKH; encoded by the coding sequence ATGGCGATATACAACGACGGCTATCCGGTTTACAAAGGGTTACAGAAACCATTGGAGTTCATGGGAATACGCGGACGTTTCCTGACATTGGCGGCTGCCGCCATAGGAGTGTCCTTCGTGGGGTTCATAGTGTTCTCCATAGCATTGGGAAAGCTCGCGGGGTTTATCGCCATGCTTGTAATGGCCGCCGCAGGGCTGGTGACAATATATGTCAAGCAGCGCGGCGGACTGCACAACAAGCGGAAAGACCGTGGAATCTTTATCTATCACAATTTATTCAAGCACTGA
- a CDS encoding DUF4134 domain-containing protein has product MQKIKSKCQRAISRLGNSAFARKGMLAMGAVMLTVSDMMAASKGAAGFTKATQEVSSYQTPVSNLMKAIAAVIVLVGAFNVYFKMQNGDQDVKKTIMLTIGGCIAFIALSEALPLFFK; this is encoded by the coding sequence ATGCAGAAAATCAAATCAAAGTGTCAGCGTGCTATCTCACGCCTCGGCAACTCAGCCTTCGCCCGTAAGGGTATGCTTGCTATGGGCGCGGTGATGCTCACCGTGTCCGACATGATGGCCGCCAGCAAGGGTGCGGCAGGCTTCACCAAAGCCACACAGGAGGTAAGCTCCTACCAGACCCCTGTCTCCAATCTCATGAAGGCGATCGCCGCAGTGATTGTCCTCGTGGGTGCCTTCAACGTCTATTTCAAGATGCAGAACGGCGACCAGGATGTCAAGAAGACCATCATGCTCACCATCGGCGGCTGTATCGCCTTCATCGCACTGAGCGAGGCTCTTCCGCTCTTCTTCAAGTAA